One Centroberyx gerrardi isolate f3 chromosome 2, fCenGer3.hap1.cur.20231027, whole genome shotgun sequence DNA window includes the following coding sequences:
- the bxdc2 gene encoding ribosome biogenesis protein BRX1 homolog: MSTLKRKRGGPGPGSKKAKKVKFAGNGSQAPSETEPNKNEINVPAPVSAGKWTNKERVLIFSSRGINFRTRHLMQDLRTMMPHSKADTKMDRKDKLFVVNEVCEIKNCNKCLFFEAKKKQDLYMWISNSPHGPSAKFLVQNIHTLAELKMTGNCLKGSRPLLSFDPKFDKDPHHALLKELFIQTFSTPHYHPKSQPFVDHVFTFTIADNRIWFRNYQIIEEDASLVEIGPRFVLNLIKIFQGSFGGPTLYENPHFQSPNMHRRQIRLATAARLREKQMVKELQKMKRTEAKEDLAKDVTADVFLTPAEEKSVHIETEPPEPKVMKKNKHKAFKRQRMQMAR, encoded by the exons ATGTCGACGCTCAAGAGAAAACGTGGGGGACCGGGTCCTGGTAGCAAGAAGGCAAAGAAAGTTAAATTTGCAGGGAATGGAAGTCAAGCGCCGAGCGAAACCGAACCgaataaaaatgaaatcaatGTCCCGGCACCAGTATCAGCG GGCAAATGGACGAACAAGGAAagagttctcattttctcctccagaGGCATCAACTTCAGAACAAGGCACTTGATGCAGGACCTGAGGACTATGATGCCTCATTCAAAAGCAG ATACAAAGATGGACAGAAAGGACAAGCTGTTTGTTGTCAATGAG GTGTGTGAAATCAAAAACTGCAACAAATGCCTCTTTTTTGAGGCAAAGAAAAAGCAGGATCTCTACATGTG GATTTCAAACAGCCCTCATGGACCCTCTGCAAAGTTTCTGGTTCAGAACA TCCACACACTGGCTGAACTTAAAATGACAGGGAACTGCCTGAAAGGATCCAGGCCGCTGCTGTCGTTTGATCCT AAATTTGACAAGGATCCCCACCATGCTTTACTGAAGGAGCTGTTCATCCAG ACGTTTTCCACTCCACATTACCACCCTAAGAGTCAGCCGTTTGTGGACCATGTCTTCACATTTACCATTGCAGACAACAGGATATGGTTTAGAAACTACCAG ATTATTGAGGAGGACGCCTCTCTAGTGGAGATCGGGCCTCGCTTCGTTCTCAACCTCATCAAGATCTTTCAAGGGAGCTTTGGAGGGCCAACACTCTACGAAAACCCACACTTCCAGTCTCCCAACATG CACCGGCGACAGATCCGATTGGCCACGGCCGCCAGACTGCGTGAGAAGCAGATGGTGAAGGAGCTgcagaagatgaagaggacTGAAGCGAAGGAGGACTTGGCCAAAGACGTTACGGCCGACGTCTTCCTGACACCGGCTGAGGAGAAGTCCGTCCACATCGAGACGGAGCCGCCCGAGCCAAAAGTGATGAAGAAGAACAAACACAAAGCCTTCAAAAGACAAAGGATGCAGATGGCTCGCTAG